A section of the Dermacoccus nishinomiyaensis genome encodes:
- a CDS encoding glycosyltransferase family 2 protein produces MDERTPDAMFERGVSVIVPTRNNERTLEATLRSVKEQSEPGVTLIVVDNASTDATKDIARRWADVYLEGGPERSAQRNRGIEAAQTPWIVWLDSDMILPPRAIEVALDTAQRTGADGVALPERTIGDGFWTACRALERECYLDQPWLHNPRLLRRDFMRTDGEFHLAMSGPEDADLRLKMRRAGQRIELAPIIIDHDEGRLTLRDVFSKRYYYGRSIPAFAAEHDGAVGQQGRDVLTAYWAHRDDLARRPLHAAGMVGMRAMEAVGYALGAASARRDHAR; encoded by the coding sequence ATGGACGAGCGAACCCCTGACGCGATGTTCGAGCGTGGTGTCAGCGTCATCGTGCCCACGCGCAACAACGAGCGCACCCTCGAAGCGACGCTGCGCTCGGTCAAGGAGCAGAGCGAGCCGGGCGTCACGCTCATCGTCGTGGACAACGCCAGCACGGACGCGACGAAGGACATCGCGCGCCGCTGGGCCGATGTGTACCTCGAGGGCGGGCCGGAACGTTCCGCGCAGCGCAACCGCGGCATCGAGGCCGCGCAGACGCCGTGGATCGTATGGCTCGACAGCGACATGATCCTGCCGCCGCGGGCGATCGAGGTCGCCCTCGACACGGCGCAGCGCACCGGCGCCGACGGCGTCGCGCTGCCCGAGCGCACGATCGGCGACGGTTTCTGGACGGCGTGCCGGGCCCTGGAGCGCGAGTGCTACCTCGACCAGCCGTGGTTGCACAACCCGCGGCTGCTGCGGCGTGACTTCATGCGCACCGACGGCGAGTTCCACCTCGCGATGTCGGGGCCGGAGGACGCGGATCTGCGGCTCAAGATGCGCCGCGCGGGTCAGCGGATCGAGCTCGCCCCCATCATCATCGACCACGACGAGGGCCGCCTCACGCTGCGCGACGTCTTCTCCAAGCGCTATTACTACGGGCGCAGCATCCCTGCGTTCGCGGCCGAGCACGACGGTGCCGTCGGGCAGCAGGGCCGTGACGTGCTGACGGCGTACTGGGCGCACCGCGACGACCTCGCGCGTCGCCCGCTGCACGCGGCCGGCATGGTCGGCATGCGCGCGATGGAGGCCGTCGGCTACGCCCTTGGCGCGGCGAGCGCACGGCGCGATCACGCGCGATGA
- a CDS encoding glycosyltransferase produces MTRELLWLSLPDQRPRRELYWMSRMPGTHVTAMAREEPFGDLTWVPTTYRRPVTRFIEAGAFAWAQGLDEQLERTRPDWVASLELCSLVTGQLSARRRRRPGLRQAVITWENLPRQPLYALPPYRQAFESTRDADLILCMVDAARDHLELNGFDLSRVRVVKPGIDVEMFCPAAELADRPRVVFTSPLSANKGIDTVLDAMRLVRRRVPDAQLVVAGSGPLAGLVEEAEQAEPGAVVRAGSLHAPGVAELLRSARVFTTAPRPTWKWTEQLGLAYLEAQACGLPVVTTACGTNDEAVRAPNLLTESGAYALAEGLVHFLTDDSAARAASAANRARMLAEHDIRRQSAKMGEAFAEFE; encoded by the coding sequence ATGACCCGCGAGCTGCTGTGGCTGTCGCTGCCCGATCAGCGGCCGCGCCGTGAGCTGTACTGGATGTCGCGGATGCCGGGCACGCACGTCACGGCGATGGCGCGCGAGGAGCCGTTCGGCGACCTCACCTGGGTGCCGACGACGTACCGTCGCCCCGTGACGCGCTTCATCGAGGCCGGCGCGTTCGCGTGGGCGCAGGGGCTCGACGAACAGCTCGAGCGGACGCGCCCCGACTGGGTCGCGAGCCTCGAGCTGTGCTCGCTGGTCACCGGCCAGCTCAGCGCGCGGCGTCGACGCCGCCCGGGGCTGCGGCAGGCCGTCATCACCTGGGAGAACCTGCCGCGCCAACCGTTGTACGCGCTGCCGCCGTACCGTCAGGCGTTCGAGAGCACCCGCGACGCCGACCTCATCCTCTGCATGGTCGACGCGGCGCGCGACCACCTCGAACTCAACGGATTCGACCTGTCGCGCGTTCGCGTCGTCAAGCCGGGCATCGACGTCGAAATGTTTTGCCCCGCAGCCGAACTCGCCGACCGACCGCGGGTCGTGTTCACCTCGCCGCTCTCGGCGAACAAGGGCATCGACACCGTCCTCGACGCGATGCGCCTCGTGCGCCGGCGCGTGCCCGACGCGCAACTCGTCGTCGCCGGTAGCGGGCCGCTCGCGGGGCTCGTCGAGGAGGCCGAGCAGGCCGAACCGGGCGCCGTCGTGCGCGCCGGATCACTCCACGCGCCCGGCGTCGCCGAGCTGCTGCGCTCCGCGCGCGTCTTCACGACGGCGCCGCGCCCGACGTGGAAGTGGACCGAACAGCTCGGCCTCGCCTACCTCGAGGCGCAGGCGTGCGGGTTGCCCGTCGTCACGACCGCGTGCGGCACCAATGACGAAGCCGTGCGCGCACCCAACCTGCTGACGGAGTCGGGCGCGTACGCGCTCGCCGAGGGTCTCGTGCACTTCCTCACCGACGACTCGGCCGCGCGTGCGGCGTCGGCGGCGAACCGCGCGCGGATGCTCGCCGAGCACGACATCCGCCGTCAGAGCGCGAAGATGGGCGAGGCCTTTGCCGAGTTCGAGTGA
- a CDS encoding glycosyltransferase family 4 protein — MHDERDAEPLRVLYLSWRDRENPEAGGSEVFVERTSEVMSELGADVTIHTARFPGAARRTMHGDVTVIRAGNRFTCYAAGLWHLVRHQRDYDVVIDVQNGVPFWSPLVARIPVVAVVHHVHRDQWASIFGPRLARFGWLLESRVAPWVYRRCRYITVSKASRSELASLGVDAERIDLVYSGNDHPRDLDSYADVPRSAAPSLTVLGRLVPHKQVEIAVDTLAELREEFPGLHLNVVGSGYWQPNIERHARERGVEDAVHFHGFVDEATKHTLLASSWVVMMPSYKEGWGLTIVEAGLHGTPAVAFAQAGGPSESIQHGSTGALASTTAEMIDDVRVLLSRNDVREAYGRNAVTYARSFSWESAGRNVHHTLLDVLGRAERAPQPPDTPLHVRRLRELVAERDARRGAAELN; from the coding sequence ATGCACGACGAGCGCGACGCCGAGCCTCTGCGCGTCCTCTATCTGTCGTGGCGCGACCGCGAGAACCCCGAGGCGGGCGGCTCGGAGGTGTTCGTCGAACGCACGAGCGAGGTGATGAGCGAGCTTGGCGCCGACGTCACGATCCACACGGCTCGTTTCCCCGGCGCCGCACGCCGCACGATGCATGGGGACGTCACCGTGATTCGCGCCGGCAACCGGTTCACCTGCTACGCCGCGGGACTGTGGCACCTCGTGCGGCACCAGCGTGACTACGACGTCGTCATCGACGTGCAGAACGGCGTGCCGTTCTGGTCGCCGCTCGTCGCGCGCATCCCCGTCGTCGCCGTCGTCCACCACGTCCACCGCGACCAGTGGGCGAGCATCTTCGGCCCGCGCCTCGCAAGGTTCGGCTGGTTGCTCGAGTCACGCGTCGCGCCGTGGGTGTACCGGCGCTGCCGCTACATCACCGTCTCGAAGGCGAGCCGCAGCGAACTCGCGAGCCTCGGTGTCGACGCCGAGCGCATCGACCTCGTCTACTCCGGCAACGACCACCCGCGCGATCTCGACTCCTACGCCGACGTGCCCCGCAGCGCCGCGCCATCGCTCACCGTCCTCGGCCGGCTCGTGCCGCACAAGCAGGTCGAGATCGCCGTCGACACCCTCGCCGAACTGCGTGAGGAGTTCCCGGGCCTGCACCTCAATGTCGTCGGCTCGGGTTATTGGCAGCCGAACATCGAGCGCCATGCCCGTGAACGCGGCGTCGAGGACGCCGTCCACTTCCACGGGTTCGTCGACGAGGCGACGAAGCACACGCTGCTCGCTTCGTCCTGGGTCGTCATGATGCCTTCCTACAAGGAGGGGTGGGGCCTGACGATCGTCGAGGCCGGCCTGCACGGCACCCCGGCCGTCGCATTCGCGCAAGCCGGAGGGCCGAGCGAGTCGATCCAGCACGGCTCGACGGGCGCGCTCGCCTCGACGACGGCGGAGATGATCGACGACGTGCGCGTGCTGCTGTCGCGCAACGACGTGCGTGAGGCCTATGGACGCAACGCTGTGACGTACGCGCGCTCGTTCAGCTGGGAATCGGCCGGCCGCAACGTGCACCACACGCTGCTCGACGTCCTCGGCCGCGCCGAGCGCGCACCCCAGCCGCCCGACACGCCCCTACACGTGCGACGCCTGCGCGAGCTCGTCGCCGAACGCGATGCCCGCCGCGGCGCTGCCGAGCTGAACTGA
- a CDS encoding class I SAM-dependent methyltransferase produces the protein MSACEVCGGPCTDLPLGGSVLDACTRCGHLRRDLDRAPARHRDHAYGGDPTLDAARLHLTHRALVADGAPASVFEIGYGAGGLLRAFHDAGARVAGADPDQLDRDVDPVVVAHGRLHACGIEEVPAGEPPVDLVYGIHVLEHVVDPIETLRRTHTLLRPGGSAHFFTPAGDWAGLRLASDGWWMLEDPTHVRFFTADSLIRAACEAGFDDVEIRRPPLDSLVHDAASAVRRVRPAPRPQGVLAQRSTLALTAATLPLTLAARALVPRLRPTLHLVARRPE, from the coding sequence ATGAGCGCGTGCGAAGTGTGCGGTGGTCCGTGCACGGATCTGCCCCTGGGAGGCTCCGTCCTCGACGCCTGCACCCGTTGCGGGCACCTGCGTCGCGACCTCGACCGCGCGCCCGCGCGCCACCGCGATCATGCCTACGGCGGTGACCCGACCCTCGACGCGGCCCGCCTGCACCTGACCCACCGTGCCCTCGTCGCCGACGGCGCGCCCGCGTCGGTCTTCGAGATCGGGTACGGCGCCGGGGGATTGCTGCGCGCCTTCCATGACGCGGGGGCGCGCGTCGCGGGCGCCGACCCGGATCAGCTCGACCGGGACGTCGACCCCGTCGTCGTCGCGCACGGTCGCCTGCACGCCTGCGGTATCGAGGAGGTGCCGGCGGGGGAGCCGCCCGTCGACCTCGTCTACGGCATCCACGTCCTCGAGCACGTCGTCGACCCGATCGAGACGCTGCGCCGCACGCACACACTGCTGCGCCCCGGCGGTAGCGCCCACTTCTTCACCCCGGCCGGCGACTGGGCCGGCCTGCGCCTCGCGAGCGACGGCTGGTGGATGCTCGAGGACCCGACGCACGTGCGCTTCTTCACCGCCGATTCCCTCATCCGCGCCGCGTGTGAGGCAGGCTTTGACGACGTCGAGATCCGTCGCCCGCCGCTCGATTCGCTCGTCCACGACGCCGCGAGCGCCGTCCGCCGCGTAAGGCCTGCGCCGCGGCCGCAGGGGGTTCTCGCGCAGCGCTCGACGCTCGCTCTCACCGCTGCGACGCTGCCGCTGACTCTCGCTGCACGCGCGCTCGTGCCCCGGCTGCGCCCGACGCTGCACCTCGTCGCGCGGAGGCCGGAGTGA
- a CDS encoding class I SAM-dependent methyltransferase has protein sequence MTSRPGAATRRGLGRSVRLFRAFLVEQSDPHRFYSALADDSIAILAEHVDLDGARVLDVGAGPSEFADAFLAAGAHYVPLDADASVPSVRDGGVVADAEHLPFAPRTFDVVFSSNLWEHVRRPEAVADSLLDALAPGGVLFLAYTNWLSPWGGHETSPWHWLGGERAARRYERRHGHPPKNLVDESLFRVSVAQGLAWARSVEQRGGELIDARPRYWPDAARAVLRVPGLREIVTWNLLVLVRRG, from the coding sequence GTGACGTCTCGCCCAGGTGCCGCGACGCGACGGGGCCTCGGGCGTAGCGTCCGGTTGTTCCGTGCGTTCCTCGTCGAGCAGAGCGACCCGCACCGCTTCTACTCGGCTCTCGCCGACGACTCGATCGCGATCCTCGCCGAGCACGTCGACCTCGACGGTGCGCGCGTGCTCGACGTCGGCGCGGGCCCGTCCGAGTTCGCGGACGCCTTCCTCGCGGCCGGCGCCCACTATGTGCCGTTGGACGCCGACGCGAGCGTCCCCTCGGTGCGTGACGGCGGCGTCGTCGCGGACGCGGAGCACCTGCCGTTCGCACCACGAACCTTCGACGTCGTGTTCAGCTCGAACCTGTGGGAGCACGTGAGACGCCCCGAAGCGGTCGCCGATTCGTTGCTCGACGCGCTCGCGCCGGGGGGCGTGCTTTTCCTCGCGTACACGAACTGGTTGAGCCCGTGGGGTGGGCACGAGACGTCGCCGTGGCACTGGCTCGGCGGCGAACGGGCGGCGCGACGCTACGAGCGTCGGCACGGCCACCCGCCGAAGAACCTCGTCGACGAGAGCCTTTTCCGGGTGAGCGTCGCGCAGGGGCTCGCCTGGGCGCGCTCGGTCGAGCAGCGCGGCGGTGAGCTGATCGACGCCCGTCCCCGCTACTGGCCGGATGCCGCCCGCGCCGTCCTGCGGGTGCCGGGGCTGCGCGAGATCGTCACGTGGAACCTGCTCGTCCTCGTGCGCCGCGGATGA